CGAGCGGGCCGTCGCCACGGCGCTCGAGGCCGGGTACCGCAGCATCGACACAGCGGCGATCTACGGCAACGAAGAGGGCACCGGCAAGGCCATCGCCGCCTCCGGCCTGCCTCGCGAGGACGTCTTCGTCGCCACCAAGCTCTGGAACAGCGACCAGGGGTACGACGCCACGCTGCGCGCGTTCGACACGTCGCTGCGGAAGCTGGGGCTCGACTACGTCGACCTGTACCTGATCCACTGGCCGCTGCCGTCCCGCGACACCTACATCGACACCTACAAGGCGTTCGAGAAGCTGCACGCCGACGGCCGCGTCCGGGCGATCGGCGTGTCCAACTTCCTCCCCGAGCACCTGCGCCGGCTGGCCGCCGAGACGTCGGTCGTCCCGGCGGTCAACCAGATCGAGCTGCACCCGCACCTGCAGCAGGGCGAGTCGCGCGCCTTCCACGCGGAGCGGGGCGTCGCCACCGAGGCCTGGTCGCCGCTCGGCCAGGGCAAGGGCCTGCTGGAGGTGCCGGCGATCGTCGCCATCGCGCAGAAGCACGACCGCACCCCGGCGCAGGTGGTGCTGCGCTGGCACGTCCAGCTCGGCAACGTGGTGATCCCGAAGTCCGTGACGCCCTCGCGGATCAGGGAGAACATCGCGGTGTTCGACTTCAGCCTGGACGACGAGGACCTCGCGGCGATCAACGCGCTGAACGAGGACCGGCGGATCGGACCGGATCCGGCCACTTTCGACGTGGCCTGACCCCCGCGCCCACGGCCGCCCGCCCCGCCGCACCGCGGGGCGGGCGGCCGTGTCCGTGTCCCCGTCTGCCGTCGTGGTCCTCGTGGTGGTCGTGCGCCCTGGTGGTCAGCCTCTCGTCCGGACGCGCACAGCGTGCGGCGGCGCACCGGACGCGGGCCGGCGGTGTTTCCGGTACCGCAGAGAACGGAGGCGGAGGGCGGGGGCGGCAAGTCCGGCGGGGCGGGCGGGCACGGGAGCGGCCGGGCACCGGTGACGGTCGGTGCCCGGACGTTTCCGGTGCCCGGACGCACGCTCCGCCGGGACCGGGCCCGCGGTGCGGCCCCGGTTCCGGCGGACGTTCACCGCGCCGCTGCTACGGCAGCGGCGGGTAGGCGTTCTGCATCAGCTGCTGGAACTGGGCGGAGAACCAGTGCCCGGCCAGCGGGGAGTTCGGCAACGCGCCCGTGGGGTTGTTGCCGTTGCGGGCGTTGCCCCCGTAGGTGGGGTCGCACATGCGGTCGAAGCCCTTGCCCTCGTCGTTGGAGACGGCGGAGCTGGCTCCGTCGGACTCCCCCGGCGGCTTGACCCACACGTAGGCGTCGATCCCGGCGGCCGGTGCGGCGGTCGGCCGTTCACCGAGGCCCGCGCCGCTCTGGTTGCACCAGTTGCCGGCGTGGATGCGCCGGTCGACGCGGCCGCCGTTGACGTAGTTGTCGACCGAGGTCAGCGGGCCCGGGCCGGTGGGCCGGGCGGAGCCGCCCCAGCCGTTGCGGGAGGTGTCGATCAGCATGCCGAGCCCGGAGTTGAAGCCGGCCGCGACCAGCTTGTCGCGCAGCCCCTGGGCGAAGGACTGCTCGTCCACGTACTGGTTCCAGTCCACCCACTTGGACTGGCGCACGGTCTGCCCGTTGACGGAGTCGGTGACCTTGAAGTTCGGCTCCTTGGTGGGGCTGTAGTTGGCGGTGTTGACGACGAAGCCGGTCACGTCGTTCACGCTCGCGCCGTTGCTCGTGGCGGTCCTGTAGAACTCCTGCACCGAGGGGCCGAGGTTGCTGTCCCAGCCGAGCCAGCCGTGGTGGCCGGCGTCGATGTAGTTGTAGACGTTCGGGATGGCGCCCAGCTTGTCCAGGGCGTAGCCGACGCCCTTCTCGTAGTTGCCGTTGGCCTTCATGGTGGTGCAGGCGTCGGTGGTGGTGTTGGTACCGCCGGCGTTGGTGACGAGGTTGGGCAGCGAGTCGGGTTCGATGACGGTGGCGATCCGCAGGCCCGCGTACTTGGCGTCGGCCAGGATCGAGGCGATCGGGTCGATGTACTGGGTCTTGTACTTGTCGATGTCGTTGGGCCCGAGTTCGCCGTTGGAGGCGAGGGCGGCGCAGTCGCGGCCGGGGAGGTCGTAGATGACCAGCTGGACGACCAGGTTGCCGGTGCCCTTCTGCTTCAGGGCCTCGTCCAGGTGGGCGCGCAGCCCCATGCCCCCGTTCACGCCGTTGATGGCGGCGATCCGGTCGAGCCAGACGGCGGTGGGCTGGTTGGCGACGCGGCTGCCGCCCGGCTCGGCGGCGGCCAGGGCCGACCACTCCGGGTTCACGTACACCTTGGACCCGCTGTAGGGGTTGTCGACGCGGGTGCCCGTGCCGCCGCCGGTGTCGCCCCCGGTGCCGCCCGTGCCCCCACCGGTGTCGCCCCCGGTGCCGCCCGTGCCGCCGCCGGTGTCCCCACCCGTGCCGCCGCCCGTGCCGCCGGCGTCGACGTTGCAGGTGACGCCGTCGAGCGTGAACGTGGTGGGGACGGCGTTGGTGCCGGTGTAGGTGCCGTTGAAGCCGAAGCTGACGGTGCCGCCGGTGGCGAGCGAGCCGTTGTAGCTCTCGTTGGCGGCGGTGACGGCGGTGCCGCTCTGGCTGAGTTTCGCGCTCCAGCCGCTGGTGACCTTCTGGCTGCCGGTGTACGACCACTTCAGCGACCAACTGGGCTTTGCAGCAGCGTTGTTGGTGATGGTCACGGCGGCGGTGAAGCCGGTGTCCCACTGGCTCTGGATCTTGTAGTCGACGGTGCAGGGCACGGCGGCGAGGCCGGTGGCGGAGCCGGCCGGCATGGCGGCGAACGCCGTCCCGGTGGCTCCGGCGAGGAGCCCGAGGGCCACCAGCAGCGTTGTCTTGGTACGACTCATGGGTGCGGGTTTCCTTCTTCCGAGGGTGCGGGGATCACGGGTTGAGGGCGCGCAGGTGGTCGCGCAGCCCGACGCCGTACGCGGTGGGTGTGCCGTCGTAGGCGGAGATCAGGGACGGCCCGGAGGAGCAGTCCCAGGTGTTCCAGGTCCAGCCGAGGTACGACAGGTTCCGGTCGTCGAACCACTGCATGACCCGGTCGGTGAACCCGTGCGAGCAGGTGTTCTCGCCGACCTCTCCGGCCACCAGCGGCACCTGGGCCGCGACCGGGGCGAGGGTGGAGTTCCAGCAGCTCTCGCTCGCGCAGGTGTTGAAGTTGTAGACGTGGTACGCGGCGGCGAGATTGCCCGCCGGGTCGGCCGGCCGGTACGCCGGCCACTGGCTCAGGTCGTTGGAGTACGCGAGACCGCCGGCCATGATGACGTTCTTCGCGCCGGCGCCGCGGACGGCGTCGACCAGGTCCTGCATGCCGGCGACCTCGTAGGGGATGCCGGGGCAGGTGCCGCCGTCCCGCCAGCACGTCCAGGCGTCCGTGGCGCTGGAGACCGCCCGGTCCGGATACGGCTCGTTGAACAGGTCGAACACGGCCGCCTGGTCGCCCTTGAAGGTGTCGGCCACCGACGCCCAGAAGGACGGGGCGTACTGCGCGTCGGGCATCGGCTTCTGGCAGGTGGCGTGCACGTCGGAGCAGCCGGCCGAGTTGCCGGTGTACTGGCCGTAGGACCAGTGCATCTCCAGGACCGGTGTCATGCCGTGCGCCTCGACGCGGGCCACCAGTTCCTTGACGGCGTTGACGTAGTTCGCGCCGCCGTACTCGGGTTTGACGTTGGACAGTCCCAGCCAGCACTCCTCGTTGAGCGGGATGCGGACGGCGTTGGCCTTCCAGTCGGCGATCGCCTTCACGGCGGCGTCGTCCACCGGGCCGTCCCAGATGCCGTAGCCCTGGACGCACATGAACTCGCCGCCGGAGCGGTTCACGCCCAGCAGGCGGCGGGTCCTGCCGGCGGCGTCCACGAGCCTGGTGCCCGAGACGTGCAGGGCGGGCGCCGTGCCGCTCGACGGCGGGGGGCCGGTGGGCGGGGGGTCGGTCGGGGGAGGTGTCGTCGGGTCCGGGTCCACGTTGCACGCCGTGCCGTTGAGCCTGAAGGCCGCCGGTGCGGTGTTGGCGCCGGACCAGGAGGCGAGGAAGCCGGCGCTGACGCTCGCGCCGGAGCCGAGCGCGCCGTTCCAGCTCTCGCCGGCGGCGGTCACGGTGGTGCCGGACTGGGACCACTTGGCGTTCCAGCCCCGGGTGACCTTCTGACCGCCCGCGAAGTCGAAGGTGAGTTTCCAACTGCTCAGCGCGGCCTGGTTGTTCGTGATGCGGACGGAGCTCTGGAAGCCGCCGTCCCACTGGCCGGTGACGGAGTAGTCCACCGTGCACGCGGGCGTGGCTCCCTCGGCCGCGACGACCGGGACGACCACGCTCCCGAGGAGCGCGACCGCACCGGCGACGGCCAAGAGCACTGGACGCGGGGGGTGTCGCATGAGCGACTCCTTGCAGCTTGGCGCGTCCGCCACGGACGCGTCGACTGATGGAACCGCTCCCACTGGTGCGTTGGAAGGTAGCGCCAAGTCACGTGATTGCAAAGGGGAGTTGCGAAAATTTCCGCGACCGGGACCGTCGAATCTTTTCGATTCTCCGCGGACCTTGACCGCTCACAGGCCCGCCCTCACCATGGGAGCGCTCCCACTGGTTCAAGCCTTGACCTCCCCCCGAGCCGCAGCCGCAAGGAGGAACCAGCACCATGGATCCCGGACGCAGACGCAGAGCCGCGCGACGGTGGTGGACAGCCGCCCTGGCCGCGCTCGCCCTGCCCCTGACGACGCTCGCCACCGGTACCACCGCCGCGCACGCGGCGGCCGTGCAGTGCAGCGTCGACTACAAGACCAACGACTGGGGATCGGGCTTCACCGCCGACCTCACCCTCACCAACCGCGGCACGAGCGCGATCGACGGCTGGACCCTGACCTACGGCTACACGGGCAGCCAGAAGCTGACCGGCGGCTGGAACGGCAGCTGGTCGCAGTCCGGCCAGAACATCACCGTGCGCAACGCCTCGTACAACGGCACGATCGCCGCCGGAGCCGCGGTCTCCACCGGCGCGCAGTTCACCTACAGCGGCACCAACACGGCCCCCGCCTCCTTCGCGGTCAACGGCACGACCTGCGCCGGCGCGCACCAGCCGCCGGTCACCGTGCTGACCAGCCCCGGTGCGGGCGCGGTCTACACGCAGGGCGACGCGGTGCCGCTCGCGGCGACCGCGGCGGCGGCCGACAGCGCGACGATCGCCAAGGTGGAGTTCTACGACGACACCACGCTGCTCGGCACCGACACGAGCGCGCCGTACGCGCTCTCCGCCACTGGTTTGACCGTGGGCAGTCATTCTCTGGTGGCGAAGGCGTACGACAGTCTGGGCGCCTCCGCCGAATCGGTCCCGGTCGGCATCACGGTGGCCTCGGGGCCGGCGGTGGTGGCCTCGCCGGCCCAGCTCGGCGTCCAGCAGGGCAAGAGCGGGACGTTCGACGTGAAGCTGTCGACGCAGCCGAGCGCGAACGTGACCGTGAGCGTGGCGCGCACGGGCGGGAACACGGGCCTGTCGGTCACCGGCGGCGCGTCGCTCACCTTCACGCCGTCCACCTGGAACACGGCGCAGAAGGTGACCGTCACGGCCGACTCCTCCGGCACCGGCAGCGCCACCTTCACCGCATCGGCGACGGGCTACGGCAAGGCGACGGTCACGGTGACGGAGCTGGCCGGGTCGAAGGCGTACGACGCCCGCTTCCTGGACCTCTACGGCAGGATCACCAACCCGGCGAACGGCTACTTCTCCCCCGAGGGCATCCCGTACCACTCGGTGGAGACGCTGATCGTCGAGGCCCCGGACCACGGCCACGAGACCACGTCGGAGGCGTACAGCTACCTGCTGTGGCTGCAGGCGATGTACGGCAAGGTCACCGGCGACTGGTCCAAGTTCAACGGCGCCTGGGACATCATGGAGAAGTACATGATCCCCACCCACGCCGACCAGCCGACCAACTCCTTCTACAACGC
This is a stretch of genomic DNA from Streptomyces sp. TG1A-8. It encodes these proteins:
- a CDS encoding cellulose binding domain-containing protein, translating into MRHPPRPVLLAVAGAVALLGSVVVPVVAAEGATPACTVDYSVTGQWDGGFQSSVRITNNQAALSSWKLTFDFAGGQKVTRGWNAKWSQSGTTVTAAGESWNGALGSGASVSAGFLASWSGANTAPAAFRLNGTACNVDPDPTTPPPTDPPPTGPPPSSGTAPALHVSGTRLVDAAGRTRRLLGVNRSGGEFMCVQGYGIWDGPVDDAAVKAIADWKANAVRIPLNEECWLGLSNVKPEYGGANYVNAVKELVARVEAHGMTPVLEMHWSYGQYTGNSAGCSDVHATCQKPMPDAQYAPSFWASVADTFKGDQAAVFDLFNEPYPDRAVSSATDAWTCWRDGGTCPGIPYEVAGMQDLVDAVRGAGAKNVIMAGGLAYSNDLSQWPAYRPADPAGNLAAAYHVYNFNTCASESCWNSTLAPVAAQVPLVAGEVGENTCSHGFTDRVMQWFDDRNLSYLGWTWNTWDCSSGPSLISAYDGTPTAYGVGLRDHLRALNP
- a CDS encoding glycoside hydrolase family 6 protein, producing MSRTKTTLLVALGLLAGATGTAFAAMPAGSATGLAAVPCTVDYKIQSQWDTGFTAAVTITNNAAAKPSWSLKWSYTGSQKVTSGWSAKLSQSGTAVTAANESYNGSLATGGTVSFGFNGTYTGTNAVPTTFTLDGVTCNVDAGGTGGGTGGDTGGGTGGTGGDTGGGTGGTGGDTGGGTGTRVDNPYSGSKVYVNPEWSALAAAEPGGSRVANQPTAVWLDRIAAINGVNGGMGLRAHLDEALKQKGTGNLVVQLVIYDLPGRDCAALASNGELGPNDIDKYKTQYIDPIASILADAKYAGLRIATVIEPDSLPNLVTNAGGTNTTTDACTTMKANGNYEKGVGYALDKLGAIPNVYNYIDAGHHGWLGWDSNLGPSVQEFYRTATSNGASVNDVTGFVVNTANYSPTKEPNFKVTDSVNGQTVRQSKWVDWNQYVDEQSFAQGLRDKLVAAGFNSGLGMLIDTSRNGWGGSARPTGPGPLTSVDNYVNGGRVDRRIHAGNWCNQSGAGLGERPTAAPAAGIDAYVWVKPPGESDGASSAVSNDEGKGFDRMCDPTYGGNARNGNNPTGALPNSPLAGHWFSAQFQQLMQNAYPPLP
- a CDS encoding aldo/keto reductase; translation: MSSKVPPIILNNGVEMPQLGFGVWQVPDDEAERAVATALEAGYRSIDTAAIYGNEEGTGKAIAASGLPREDVFVATKLWNSDQGYDATLRAFDTSLRKLGLDYVDLYLIHWPLPSRDTYIDTYKAFEKLHADGRVRAIGVSNFLPEHLRRLAAETSVVPAVNQIELHPHLQQGESRAFHAERGVATEAWSPLGQGKGLLEVPAIVAIAQKHDRTPAQVVLRWHVQLGNVVIPKSVTPSRIRENIAVFDFSLDDEDLAAINALNEDRRIGPDPATFDVA